In the genome of Kitasatospora cathayae, one region contains:
- the nirD gene encoding nitrite reductase small subunit NirD, whose protein sequence is MTVQIHDGDRWHTVCALTDLQPGRGVAVLLPEAEQVALFRDSSGELYAVDNLDPFSGAPVLSRGLLGSRGDRPTLISPMYKQAFDLTDGHCLDEDTAPDGAPAVLRRWPVRVLDAEAAA, encoded by the coding sequence GTGACCGTACAGATCCACGACGGCGACCGCTGGCACACCGTCTGCGCCCTCACCGACCTCCAACCCGGCCGCGGCGTCGCGGTGTTGCTCCCCGAAGCCGAGCAGGTCGCGCTGTTCCGCGACAGCTCCGGAGAGCTGTACGCCGTCGACAACCTCGACCCGTTCAGCGGCGCCCCCGTCCTCTCCCGCGGCCTGCTCGGCAGTCGCGGCGACCGGCCGACCCTCATCTCGCCGATGTACAAGCAGGCGTTCGACCTCACCGACGGGCACTGCCTCGACGAGGACACCGCCCCCGACGGCGCCCCCGCCGTGCTGCGCCGCTGGCCGGTCCGGGTGCTCGACGCGGAGGCGGCGGCATGA
- a CDS encoding uroporphyrinogen-III synthase, whose amino-acid sequence MAATLTPPGPLTGFTVGVTAARRREELTALLTRRGAQVVEAPVLRILPLADDLALREATERCLAAPLDYVVATTGVGWRGWMSAAEGWGRGAALAEACRGAVVLSRGPKATGAVRASGLDERYSPDTEATDELLTWLLARPLAGCRIAVQEHGVRLDAFAAALRERGAEVISVPVYRWAPPEDPGAVRRLLDQTVRRQVHALTFTSAPAITALLAVAQAEGLYGALLDALRADVLPVCVGTLCARPLTDLGLPAVHPERGRLGALVRLLADTLPGRTRREVTLAGQVLTLQGNAALVDGESHWLSPRGAAVLRALAERPGRVLSRADLLRAAWPDAAADEHAVEAAVGRLRAALGPHAALIRTVPKRGYRLAAG is encoded by the coding sequence ATGGCAGCAACCCTCACCCCGCCAGGACCGCTCACCGGCTTCACCGTCGGCGTCACCGCCGCACGCCGCCGCGAGGAGCTCACCGCCCTGCTCACCCGGCGCGGTGCCCAGGTGGTCGAGGCACCGGTGCTGCGCATCCTGCCGCTGGCCGACGACCTCGCCCTGCGCGAGGCCACCGAACGCTGCCTGGCCGCCCCGCTCGACTACGTGGTCGCCACCACCGGCGTCGGCTGGCGCGGCTGGATGAGCGCCGCCGAGGGCTGGGGCCGGGGAGCCGCCCTCGCCGAGGCCTGCCGTGGCGCGGTGGTGCTCAGCCGCGGCCCCAAGGCCACCGGGGCCGTGCGCGCCAGCGGACTCGACGAGCGCTACTCCCCCGACACCGAGGCCACCGACGAACTGCTCACCTGGCTGCTCGCCCGCCCGCTGGCCGGCTGCCGGATCGCCGTCCAGGAACACGGCGTCCGCCTGGACGCCTTCGCGGCGGCGCTGCGCGAACGCGGCGCCGAGGTGATCTCCGTCCCCGTCTACCGCTGGGCGCCGCCGGAGGACCCGGGCGCGGTGCGCCGGCTACTCGACCAGACCGTACGCCGCCAGGTGCACGCGCTCACCTTCACCAGCGCGCCCGCCATCACCGCCCTGCTCGCCGTCGCCCAGGCCGAGGGACTGTACGGGGCCCTGCTGGACGCGCTGCGCGCGGACGTGCTGCCGGTCTGCGTCGGCACCCTTTGCGCCCGGCCGCTCACCGACCTCGGCCTGCCCGCCGTCCACCCCGAACGCGGCCGGCTCGGCGCCCTGGTCCGGCTGCTCGCGGACACCCTGCCGGGCCGGACCCGTCGCGAAGTCACCCTCGCGGGGCAGGTGTTGACCCTCCAAGGGAACGCCGCCCTGGTCGACGGCGAGAGCCACTGGCTCAGCCCGCGCGGCGCGGCGGTGCTGCGGGCCCTCGCCGAACGCCCCGGCCGAGTGCTCAGCCGCGCCGACCTGCTGCGCGCCGCCTGGCCGGACGCGGCGGCCGACGAACACGCGGTCGAGGCGGCGGTCGGCCGGCTCCGGGCCGCCCTCGGGCCGCACGCGGCGCTGATCCGCACCGTCCCCAAGCGCGGCTACCGCCTGGCGGCGGGCTGA
- a CDS encoding NAD(P)/FAD-dependent oxidoreductase, translated as MRIAVVGGGMAAARFAERYAALGGAGAVTVYGAEPRAPYNRVLLAEVLTGRYDAESIALPLGGALARPGCEVVALDLAARTLGLADGTVEPWDELVLATGANPVLPPVRGLRRPDGYGLAEGVHTLRTLEDCARLAEEAVGAKRAVVIGGGVLGVSAARALAALGARTEIVHQAEHLIERQLDPEAAAVLRERLQGLGVECYTGNRARAVHGGMGVPPAGGWERVGAVELASGYRLDCDLVVLACGTRPRTALAHAAGLPVATGVLVDDRLAAAPHVSAIGDCAEHRGTVHGLAGPAWEQADVLARRLSGAEPDARYPGTSPRARLSTGDLEYAAFGAVDETLDPELDVLRLTDATRGSYKKLVLRGDQLVGAILLGDLATVDALAGAFADGGTLAGHPLHLLTQGAPR; from the coding sequence ATGAGGATCGCCGTGGTCGGCGGCGGGATGGCGGCCGCCCGCTTCGCCGAACGGTACGCCGCCCTGGGCGGGGCCGGTGCGGTCACCGTGTACGGCGCCGAGCCGCGCGCCCCGTACAACCGGGTGCTGCTCGCCGAGGTGCTGACCGGCCGCTACGACGCCGAGTCGATCGCGCTGCCGCTCGGCGGGGCGCTGGCCCGGCCCGGCTGCGAGGTCGTCGCCCTCGACCTGGCGGCCCGGACGCTGGGCCTGGCCGACGGCACCGTGGAGCCCTGGGACGAGCTGGTGCTCGCCACCGGTGCCAACCCGGTGCTGCCGCCGGTGCGCGGGCTGCGCCGCCCCGACGGGTACGGGCTGGCCGAGGGCGTGCACACGCTGCGCACCCTGGAGGACTGCGCCCGGCTGGCCGAGGAGGCCGTCGGGGCGAAGCGGGCCGTGGTGATCGGCGGCGGGGTGCTCGGGGTGAGCGCCGCCCGGGCGCTGGCCGCGCTCGGCGCCCGCACCGAAATCGTGCACCAGGCGGAGCATCTGATCGAGCGTCAGCTAGACCCGGAGGCGGCCGCCGTGCTGCGCGAACGCCTCCAGGGCCTCGGCGTCGAGTGCTACACCGGCAACCGCGCCCGGGCCGTGCACGGCGGCATGGGGGTCCCCCCGGCCGGAGGCTGGGAGCGGGTCGGCGCGGTGGAGCTGGCCAGCGGCTACCGGCTGGACTGCGACCTGGTGGTCCTCGCCTGCGGCACCCGCCCGCGCACCGCGCTCGCCCACGCCGCCGGACTGCCGGTCGCCACCGGCGTCCTGGTGGACGACCGGCTGGCCGCCGCCCCGCACGTGTCCGCGATCGGCGACTGCGCCGAGCACCGCGGCACCGTCCACGGCCTGGCCGGCCCCGCCTGGGAACAGGCCGACGTGCTGGCTCGCCGGCTCTCCGGCGCCGAGCCGGACGCCCGCTACCCCGGCACCAGCCCGCGCGCCCGGCTCAGCACCGGTGACCTGGAGTACGCGGCCTTCGGCGCCGTGGACGAGACCCTCGACCCCGAACTCGACGTGCTGCGGCTCACCGACGCCACCCGCGGCAGCTACAAGAAGCTCGTCCTGCGCGGCGACCAGCTGGTCGGCGCCATCCTGCTCGGCGACCTGGCCACCGTGGACGCGCTGGCCGGCGCCTTCGCCGACGGCGGCACCCTCGCCGGCCACCCCCTGCACCTGCTCACCCAAGGAGCCCCCCGATGA
- a CDS encoding phosphocholine-specific phospholipase C produces MSPVTRRTFLGSAAALGAAIGLDTAALPAVLSSASTTTTGTIRDVKHVVVLMQENRSFDHYFGTLKGVRGFGDRTALQIAGGTSVFNQPNGSGRQYPWQLSKTRTWWWGVSPEQLAQCDGSLDHSWSTQHKAWNNGRMDSWIAAKGSDRTMGFMAREDIPFHYALADAYTICDAYHCSILSATGPNRTYLWSGTIDPAATAGGPAYDGGSESGLHWQTYAETLQNAGVSWKVYQNAHDNFGDNGLAYFNQFTSAPSSSPLAQRGMGSVPSTGSTPDDIAAAIRADALAGTLPQVSWVVASQLFSEHPDGPPENGAHFVNLVLQALAADPEVFDSTVLFLNYDENDGFFDHVPPPVAPAGTVGEFHDGTNIGLGFRVPMIVVSPWTRGGWVDSQVYDHTSVIRFLETWTTALGTPAVCPNISAWRRRVCGDLTGAFDFTDPVYGLPTLPDTSATLGQAAANLQINPSPGTNSMPAQEPGTKPARALPYQPNAWVDRIEHDAAGRIRLWIDLANQGPQATAWAHYSVHANAHRGGGPWQYTVAPYDAATGTDGSARDSFDIGAGHGDGQYDLTVLGPNRTLRRFAGNATTAGGTAEATTSYATAPDTGDPAVWFTMTNTGTSTVTFTITAGNYRTGTWTYQVAPGTTVQDYFNAVTVAQGWYDFTVTVSSDPAWIRRAAGHIETGAPSVTG; encoded by the coding sequence TTGTCACCCGTCACCCGTCGTACCTTCCTCGGATCGGCCGCCGCCCTCGGCGCGGCCATCGGGCTGGACACGGCGGCGCTGCCCGCGGTGCTGTCGAGCGCGTCCACCACCACGACGGGGACGATCCGCGACGTCAAGCACGTCGTGGTGCTGATGCAGGAGAACCGCAGCTTCGACCACTACTTCGGCACGCTGAAGGGCGTGCGCGGGTTCGGCGACCGCACCGCCCTCCAGATCGCGGGCGGCACCAGCGTGTTCAACCAGCCGAACGGCAGCGGGCGGCAGTACCCCTGGCAGCTCAGCAAGACCAGGACCTGGTGGTGGGGCGTGAGCCCCGAGCAGCTGGCGCAGTGCGACGGTTCGCTCGACCACTCGTGGTCCACCCAGCACAAGGCGTGGAACAACGGGAGGATGGACTCCTGGATCGCCGCCAAGGGGTCGGACCGGACCATGGGCTTCATGGCCCGCGAGGACATACCCTTCCACTACGCGCTGGCCGACGCCTACACCATCTGCGACGCGTACCACTGCTCGATCCTCTCGGCCACCGGCCCCAACCGCACCTACCTGTGGTCCGGCACGATCGACCCGGCCGCCACCGCGGGCGGCCCGGCCTACGACGGCGGCTCCGAGTCGGGCCTGCACTGGCAGACCTACGCCGAGACCCTGCAGAACGCGGGTGTCAGCTGGAAGGTCTACCAGAACGCCCACGACAACTTCGGCGACAACGGCCTCGCCTACTTCAACCAGTTCACCAGCGCGCCGAGTTCGAGCCCGCTCGCCCAGCGTGGCATGGGCTCGGTGCCCAGCACCGGCTCGACCCCGGACGACATCGCCGCCGCGATCAGGGCCGACGCGCTCGCCGGCACGCTGCCCCAGGTCTCCTGGGTGGTGGCCAGCCAGCTGTTCTCCGAGCACCCGGACGGCCCGCCGGAGAACGGCGCGCACTTCGTCAACCTGGTGCTGCAAGCGCTGGCGGCCGACCCGGAGGTCTTCGACTCCACCGTCCTGTTCCTGAACTACGACGAGAACGACGGCTTCTTCGACCACGTGCCCCCGCCGGTGGCGCCGGCCGGCACCGTCGGCGAGTTCCACGACGGCACCAACATCGGCCTCGGCTTCCGCGTCCCGATGATCGTGGTCTCGCCGTGGACCCGCGGTGGCTGGGTCGACTCCCAGGTCTACGACCACACCAGCGTCATCCGCTTCCTGGAGACCTGGACCACCGCCCTGGGCACCCCCGCCGTCTGCCCCAACATCAGCGCCTGGCGCCGCCGGGTCTGCGGCGACCTCACCGGTGCCTTCGACTTCACCGACCCGGTCTACGGCCTGCCCACGCTGCCCGACACCAGCGCCACCCTCGGCCAGGCCGCCGCCAACCTGCAGATCAACCCGAGCCCCGGCACCAACTCCATGCCCGCCCAGGAGCCCGGCACCAAGCCCGCCCGCGCGCTGCCCTACCAGCCCAACGCCTGGGTCGACCGGATCGAGCACGACGCCGCCGGCCGGATCCGGCTCTGGATCGACCTGGCCAACCAGGGCCCGCAGGCCACCGCCTGGGCGCACTACTCGGTCCACGCCAACGCCCACCGCGGCGGCGGCCCCTGGCAGTACACCGTCGCCCCGTACGACGCCGCCACCGGAACCGACGGCAGCGCCCGCGACTCCTTCGACATCGGCGCCGGCCACGGCGACGGGCAGTACGACCTCACCGTGCTCGGCCCCAACCGCACCCTGCGCCGCTTCGCCGGCAACGCGACCACCGCGGGCGGGACGGCGGAGGCCACCACCTCCTACGCGACGGCACCGGACACCGGCGACCCGGCGGTCTGGTTCACCATGACCAACACCGGGACCAGTACCGTCACCTTCACCATCACCGCCGGCAACTACCGCACCGGCACCTGGACCTACCAGGTCGCCCCGGGCACCACCGTCCAGGACTACTTCAACGCCGTCACCGTCGCGCAGGGCTGGTACGACTTCACCGTCACCGTCAGCAGCGACCCCGCCTGGATCCGCCGCGCCGCCGGGCACATCGAGACCGGCGCCCCCAGCGTCACCGGCTGA
- the nirB gene encoding nitrite reductase large subunit NirB, which yields MTGSTGMTADDRTVRDLVLVGHGMVGQRFLEAWSEQPAARHWRVTVLAEEPRPAYDRVHLSSLFSGSTPEDLALCPSGFLAEHGIDLRLGDPVSAIDRAARLVRTESGAEVRYDVLVLATGSVPFVPPVPGTDAPGCHVYRTIEDVDAIRAGAATADTGVVVGGGLLGLEAAGALRAGGLATHVVEFAPRLMAVQVDDGGGAALRRKIEELGVTVHTSAGASGVLTGPDGRVRGLALSDGRELPADLVVFSAGVRARDQLARDCGLPVGQRGGVVVDAHCRTEDPAVLAIGECAQAVDGRVYGLVAPGYQMAETAARTIAEQQGQGFTGADTSTKLKLLGVDVASFGDPHGTAEGALDVLYSDSRSGVYRKLVIGADGALLGGVLVGDTEGYGALRPLAVAGKPLTVAPEQLVLPAGFAGSAGPVALPDDAVLCSCHNVTQGAVRAAVREQGAESVAAVKKCTRAGTGCGSCLKQLGSVVKEELEAAGVSTVQGLCEHFAHSRAELYEIVRVTGLTTFSELLAKHGTGGEGCEICKPTVASILASLGNGHILDGEQAALQDSNDHFLANLQRNGSYSVVPRVPGGEITPEGLITIGEIARDHGLYTKITGGQRIDMFGATVDQLPVIWRKLVDAGFESGHAYGKSLRTVKSCVGQTWCRYGVQDSTTLAIELELRYRGLRSPHKLKAAVSGCARECAEAQSKDFGIIATSAGWNLYVGGNGGMTPRHADLLAADLDRDTLVRTIDRYLMFYIRTADRLERTSVWLERLEGGLDHLRAVVLDDSLGIAAELDELMSRHISGYRDEWAETLADPDRMRRFASFVNAPGTPDPAVTFVPERGQIRPARPGEAGHTLNAPVLVAGARLEVLTP from the coding sequence ATGACCGGAAGTACCGGGATGACGGCAGACGACCGCACTGTCCGCGACCTCGTCCTGGTCGGCCACGGCATGGTCGGCCAGCGCTTCCTGGAGGCCTGGAGCGAGCAGCCGGCCGCGCGCCACTGGCGGGTCACCGTGCTCGCCGAGGAGCCCCGGCCCGCCTACGACCGGGTCCACCTCAGCTCGCTGTTCTCCGGCAGCACGCCGGAGGACCTCGCGCTCTGCCCGTCCGGCTTCCTCGCCGAGCACGGCATCGACCTGCGGCTCGGCGACCCGGTCAGCGCGATCGACCGGGCGGCCCGGCTGGTCCGCACCGAGTCCGGCGCCGAAGTCCGCTACGACGTCCTGGTGCTGGCCACCGGCTCGGTGCCCTTCGTGCCGCCCGTACCCGGGACGGACGCGCCCGGCTGCCACGTCTACCGCACCATCGAGGACGTCGACGCCATCCGCGCCGGGGCCGCCACCGCCGACACCGGCGTGGTGGTCGGCGGCGGACTGCTCGGCCTGGAGGCGGCCGGCGCCCTGCGGGCCGGCGGCCTGGCCACCCACGTGGTCGAGTTCGCGCCCCGGCTGATGGCCGTCCAGGTGGACGACGGCGGTGGCGCCGCACTGCGCCGCAAGATCGAGGAGCTGGGCGTCACCGTCCACACCAGCGCCGGCGCCAGCGGCGTGCTCACCGGCCCGGACGGCCGGGTCCGCGGCCTCGCCCTGTCCGACGGCCGGGAGCTTCCCGCCGACCTGGTGGTCTTCTCCGCCGGGGTGCGCGCCCGCGACCAGCTCGCCCGGGACTGCGGACTGCCGGTCGGCCAGCGCGGCGGCGTCGTGGTCGACGCGCACTGCCGCACCGAGGACCCGGCCGTCCTGGCCATCGGCGAGTGCGCCCAGGCCGTCGACGGCCGGGTGTACGGGCTGGTCGCCCCCGGCTACCAGATGGCCGAGACGGCGGCCCGCACCATCGCGGAGCAGCAGGGCCAGGGCTTCACCGGCGCCGACACCTCCACCAAGCTCAAGCTGCTCGGCGTCGACGTCGCCAGCTTCGGCGACCCGCACGGCACCGCCGAGGGCGCGCTCGACGTGCTGTACAGCGACAGCCGCAGCGGCGTCTACCGCAAGCTGGTGATCGGTGCCGACGGCGCGCTGCTCGGCGGCGTCCTGGTCGGCGACACCGAGGGCTACGGCGCGCTGCGCCCGCTGGCCGTCGCCGGAAAGCCGCTCACCGTCGCGCCCGAACAGCTGGTGCTGCCGGCCGGGTTCGCGGGGAGCGCCGGTCCGGTCGCGCTGCCCGACGACGCGGTGCTCTGCTCCTGCCACAACGTCACCCAGGGCGCCGTCCGGGCCGCCGTCCGCGAGCAGGGCGCCGAGAGCGTCGCCGCCGTCAAGAAGTGCACCCGGGCCGGCACCGGCTGCGGCAGCTGCCTCAAGCAGCTCGGCAGCGTCGTCAAGGAGGAGTTGGAGGCCGCCGGGGTCTCCACCGTCCAGGGCCTGTGCGAGCACTTCGCCCACAGCCGCGCCGAGTTGTACGAGATCGTCCGGGTGACGGGCCTCACCACCTTCTCCGAACTGCTCGCCAAGCACGGCACCGGCGGCGAGGGCTGCGAGATCTGCAAGCCGACCGTCGCCTCCATCCTGGCCAGCCTCGGCAACGGCCACATCCTGGACGGCGAACAGGCCGCCCTGCAGGACTCCAACGACCACTTCCTGGCCAACCTCCAGCGCAACGGCTCCTACTCGGTCGTGCCCCGGGTGCCCGGCGGCGAGATCACCCCCGAGGGCCTGATCACCATCGGCGAGATCGCCCGCGACCACGGCCTCTACACCAAGATCACCGGCGGCCAGCGGATTGACATGTTCGGTGCCACCGTCGACCAACTGCCGGTGATCTGGCGCAAGTTGGTCGACGCCGGGTTCGAGTCCGGACACGCCTACGGCAAGTCGCTGCGCACCGTGAAGTCCTGCGTCGGCCAGACCTGGTGCCGCTACGGCGTCCAGGACTCCACCACCCTCGCCATCGAACTCGAGCTGCGCTACCGGGGGCTGCGCTCCCCGCACAAGCTCAAGGCCGCCGTCTCCGGCTGCGCCCGCGAATGCGCGGAGGCGCAGAGCAAGGACTTCGGCATCATCGCCACCTCGGCCGGCTGGAACCTCTACGTCGGCGGCAACGGCGGCATGACCCCCCGGCACGCCGACCTGCTCGCCGCCGACCTCGACCGCGACACCCTCGTCCGCACCATCGACCGCTACCTGATGTTCTACATCCGCACCGCCGACCGGCTGGAGCGCACCTCGGTCTGGCTGGAGCGGCTCGAGGGCGGACTCGACCACCTGCGGGCCGTCGTCCTCGACGACTCGCTCGGCATCGCCGCCGAACTCGACGAACTGATGTCCCGTCACATCAGCGGCTACCGGGACGAATGGGCCGAGACCCTGGCCGACCCCGACCGGATGCGGCGCTTCGCCTCCTTCGTCAACGCCCCCGGCACCCCCGACCCCGCAGTGACCTTCGTCCCCGAACGCGGCCAGATCCGCCCCGCCCGCCCCGGCGAGGCCGGCCACACCCTCAACGCCCCGGTGCTGGTCGCCGGGGCCCGACTGGAGGTGCTCACCCCGTGA
- a CDS encoding sirohydrochlorin chelatase, translated as MAPVLLAVAHGSRDPAASASIRRLLRVVRSLRPELTVRCCFLDVAQPSLAQALAELSGRQPILVPLLLGTGYHIRVDLPAALAAAGLPPARLAPALGPHPLLAEALADRLTETGAPADAPVVLAGAGSSDPTALADTARMAGLLATRLGRPVTPAHLSAATPTPHQAVAALQAAGHPAVALATYLLSPGFFARRAATTPAHWTSAPLAAHPAVARLVLHRYDQARAATELTAAA; from the coding sequence ATGGCACCGGTGCTGCTCGCCGTCGCGCACGGCAGCCGCGATCCGGCGGCTTCGGCCTCAATTCGCCGTCTGTTGCGGGTGGTTCGCTCGCTCCGGCCCGAACTCACCGTCCGCTGTTGCTTCCTGGACGTCGCGCAACCCTCGCTCGCCCAGGCCCTCGCCGAACTCTCCGGCCGGCAGCCGATCCTGGTCCCCCTCCTGCTCGGCACCGGCTACCACATCCGCGTCGACCTGCCCGCCGCTCTCGCCGCCGCCGGACTCCCACCGGCTCGGCTGGCCCCGGCACTCGGTCCCCATCCCCTGCTCGCCGAGGCCCTCGCCGACCGCCTCACCGAGACCGGCGCCCCCGCCGACGCCCCCGTCGTGCTGGCCGGTGCCGGCTCCTCCGACCCCACCGCCCTCGCCGACACCGCCCGGATGGCCGGCCTCCTCGCCACCCGCCTCGGCCGCCCCGTCACCCCCGCCCACCTCTCCGCCGCCACCCCCACCCCCCACCAGGCGGTGGCCGCCCTCCAGGCCGCCGGCCACCCCGCCGTCGCCCTCGCCACCTACCTCCTCTCCCCCGGCTTCTTCGCCCGCCGCGCCGCCACAACCCCCGCCCACTGGACCAGCGCCCCGCTGGCCGCCCACCCCGCCGTCGCCCGCCTGGTCCTCCACCGCTACGACCAGGCCCGGGCGGCCACCGAACTCACCGCAGCCGCCTGA
- a CDS encoding molybdopterin oxidoreductase family protein, whose translation MTSTSPAALAAATDTHCPYCSLQCGMRLSPGADKAGADTVLEVLERPDFPVNRGALCGKGRTAPALLARGARLTGPLLRDRPGAPLRSASWPEALDRVAAGLARTRAEHGADAVGVFGGGGLTNEKAYLLGKFARVVLGTANIDYNGRFCMSSAAAAHRRAFGLDRGLPFPLADIPHTGCLILVGGNPAETMPPAVRYFRELRENGGRLIVVDPRRTRTAELADLHLQPRPGGDLALALGLLHLVIADGLVDRGFIDRRTTGFEAARESAMAHWPDRVERITGVPAHQLRAAARMFGGAASGMVLTARGPEQQSKGTDTVGAWINLCLATGNAGRRYAGYGCLTGQGNGQGGREHGQKADQLPGYRSIEDPAARRHVAAVWGVDPESIPGPGRSAYELLDGLGRPGGVRALLLAGSNPAVSAPNAGHVTERLRALDLLVVADLVLSETARLADVVLPVTQWAEEDGTTTNLEGRVILRRRALDPPEGVRSELWLLRELAARLGVPQGFPTDAEQAFAELGRASAGGDADYAGISYQRIAAEDGVFWPCPAPDHPGTPRLFLDRFATPDGRARFADVTHRPAAEEPDQAYPLYLTTGRVLAQYQSGAQTRRVAELNQAAPGPFVELHPRLAERLGVADGEPVAVTSRRGRAVAPARITDAIRPDTVFMPFHWAGAGRANSLTNPALDPVSRMPEFKLCAVRVERAHLEVTR comes from the coding sequence ATGACGTCGACCAGCCCCGCCGCCCTCGCCGCGGCCACCGACACCCACTGCCCGTACTGCTCGCTGCAGTGCGGCATGCGGCTGTCGCCGGGCGCGGACAAGGCGGGTGCGGACACGGTGCTCGAGGTGCTGGAGCGCCCGGACTTCCCGGTGAACCGGGGCGCGCTGTGCGGCAAGGGCCGGACGGCGCCCGCGCTGCTGGCCCGGGGCGCCCGGCTGACCGGTCCGCTGCTGCGGGACCGGCCCGGCGCCCCGCTGCGCTCGGCGAGCTGGCCGGAGGCGCTGGACCGGGTGGCCGCCGGGCTGGCCCGGACCCGGGCCGAGCACGGCGCGGACGCGGTGGGCGTGTTCGGCGGCGGCGGGCTGACCAACGAGAAGGCGTACCTGCTGGGCAAGTTCGCCCGGGTCGTACTCGGCACCGCCAACATCGACTACAACGGCCGGTTCTGCATGTCCTCGGCGGCCGCCGCGCACCGCCGGGCGTTCGGCCTGGACCGGGGCCTGCCGTTCCCGCTGGCCGACATCCCGCACACCGGCTGCCTGATCCTGGTCGGCGGCAACCCGGCCGAGACGATGCCGCCGGCCGTCCGCTACTTCCGCGAACTACGGGAGAACGGCGGCAGGTTGATCGTGGTCGACCCGCGCCGCACCCGTACCGCCGAGCTGGCCGACCTGCACCTGCAGCCCCGCCCCGGCGGGGACCTGGCGCTCGCCCTCGGCCTGCTCCACCTGGTGATCGCGGACGGCCTGGTGGACCGCGGGTTCATCGACCGGCGGACCACCGGCTTCGAAGCGGCCCGCGAGTCGGCGATGGCCCACTGGCCGGACCGGGTGGAGCGGATCACCGGGGTGCCGGCCCACCAACTCCGCGCGGCCGCCCGGATGTTCGGCGGTGCCGCCAGCGGCATGGTGCTCACCGCGCGCGGACCCGAACAGCAGAGCAAGGGAACCGACACCGTCGGCGCCTGGATCAACCTGTGCCTGGCCACCGGCAACGCGGGCCGCCGGTACGCCGGTTACGGCTGCCTGACCGGCCAGGGCAACGGCCAGGGCGGGCGCGAGCACGGCCAGAAGGCCGACCAACTGCCCGGCTACCGCTCGATCGAGGACCCGGCGGCGCGCCGACACGTCGCCGCCGTCTGGGGGGTGGACCCGGAGTCGATCCCCGGCCCGGGCCGGTCCGCGTACGAGCTGCTGGACGGCCTCGGCCGGCCCGGCGGCGTCCGGGCGCTGCTGCTGGCCGGCTCGAACCCGGCGGTCTCCGCGCCCAACGCCGGGCACGTCACCGAACGGCTGCGCGCGCTGGACCTGTTGGTGGTCGCCGACCTCGTCCTGTCCGAGACCGCCCGGCTCGCCGACGTCGTGCTGCCGGTCACCCAGTGGGCCGAGGAGGACGGCACCACCACCAACCTGGAGGGCCGGGTGATCCTGCGCCGGCGCGCCCTCGACCCGCCGGAGGGGGTGCGCAGCGAGCTGTGGCTGCTGCGCGAGCTCGCTGCCCGGCTGGGGGTCCCCCAAGGCTTCCCCACCGACGCCGAGCAGGCCTTCGCCGAGCTGGGCCGCGCCTCGGCCGGTGGCGACGCCGACTACGCGGGCATCAGCTACCAGCGGATCGCCGCCGAGGACGGGGTGTTCTGGCCCTGCCCGGCGCCCGACCACCCGGGCACCCCGCGGCTGTTCCTGGACCGCTTCGCCACCCCGGACGGCCGGGCCCGCTTCGCGGACGTCACCCACCGCCCGGCCGCCGAGGAACCGGACCAGGCGTACCCGCTGTACCTGACCACCGGCCGGGTGCTCGCCCAGTACCAGAGCGGCGCGCAGACCCGCCGGGTCGCCGAGCTCAACCAGGCCGCGCCCGGCCCGTTCGTGGAGCTGCACCCGCGGCTGGCGGAGCGGCTCGGGGTCGCGGACGGCGAGCCGGTCGCGGTCACCAGCCGGCGCGGGCGGGCCGTCGCCCCGGCGCGGATCACCGACGCCATCCGGCCGGACACCGTGTTCATGCCCTTCCACTGGGCGGGCGCGGGCCGGGCCAACAGCCTCACCAATCCCGCGCTCGACCCGGTCTCCCGGATGCCGGAGTTCAAGCTCTGCGCCGTCCGGGTGGAGCGCGCCCACCTGGAGGTGACGAGATGA
- a CDS encoding SLATT domain-containing protein produces the protein MNPNNGPGVGLTPTQTAALLLDKIRRGHDYARGKKEQFRRRASVIKMLTLALSAASTILLGLHRWTDLAFASVALVTALAAAEPFFNWRSRWVLMEEAQYRFRRLADDLEYLVASTPADDLARPGLDAVFDRYQAVWEDLSRSWLEQRRESAPSSSA, from the coding sequence GTGAATCCGAACAATGGACCGGGCGTGGGGCTCACCCCGACGCAGACGGCTGCTCTCCTGCTGGACAAGATCCGCCGGGGTCACGACTACGCCCGTGGAAAGAAGGAGCAGTTCCGCCGACGCGCGTCCGTGATCAAGATGCTGACGCTGGCCCTGTCCGCGGCGTCCACCATCCTGCTGGGCCTGCACCGGTGGACGGACCTGGCCTTCGCATCGGTGGCCCTGGTCACGGCGCTGGCAGCCGCCGAGCCGTTCTTCAACTGGCGCTCCCGGTGGGTGCTGATGGAGGAGGCGCAGTACCGCTTCCGGCGGCTCGCCGATGACCTGGAGTACCTGGTGGCGTCGACGCCCGCCGACGACCTGGCACGCCCCGGCCTCGATGCCGTCTTCGACCGGTACCAGGCCGTCTGGGAGGACCTGAGCCGCAGCTGGCTGGAGCAGCGCCGCGAGTCCGCGCCGTCGTCGAGCGCCTGA